A single window of Flagellimonas maritima DNA harbors:
- the ppgK gene encoding polyphosphate--glucose phosphotransferase gives MEILGIDVGGSGIKGALVNAETGEMLTERYRIPTPSSRKPEDMAKVIAQIVDHFKYKGPVGCGFPTIVKNGVCQSPGNLHPSWVGVNIDELFTKATGHEFTVLNDADAAGYASMNYGVGKGKEGLIIMITIGTGLGSGAFYNGILLPNFELGQIPFKKYKKIEHYAAASAKEREGLTFEKWGKRFNKFLKLVELIISPDLIIVGGGTSKRWQEFNHLITIETDVVKAELMNHAGIIGAAVACLREQHHGHLD, from the coding sequence ATGGAAATTCTTGGTATTGATGTTGGTGGGTCTGGTATTAAAGGTGCACTGGTAAACGCTGAAACTGGAGAAATGCTTACGGAAAGGTATCGCATTCCCACCCCAAGTTCAAGAAAGCCTGAAGATATGGCCAAGGTCATCGCTCAAATAGTTGACCACTTTAAATATAAAGGGCCTGTAGGATGTGGCTTTCCGACAATTGTGAAAAATGGAGTATGTCAATCGCCCGGAAACCTTCATCCGAGTTGGGTTGGTGTCAACATAGACGAATTGTTCACAAAAGCTACGGGCCACGAATTTACCGTATTGAACGATGCAGATGCAGCTGGTTATGCTTCCATGAACTACGGCGTTGGAAAAGGCAAAGAAGGTCTAATTATCATGATTACCATAGGCACAGGTCTTGGTAGCGGTGCTTTTTACAATGGCATATTGCTCCCTAATTTTGAATTGGGCCAAATACCCTTTAAGAAATACAAAAAAATTGAACACTACGCTGCTGCGTCCGCAAAAGAGAGAGAAGGTTTGACTTTTGAAAAATGGGGCAAACGATTCAACAAATTCTTAAAATTGGTGGAATTGATAATCTCTCCTGACTTAATTATCGTTGGTGGAGGAACCTCGAAAAGATGGCAGGAATTTAATCATCTTATTACTATTGAAACCGATGTGGTTAAAGCAGAATTAATGAACCATGCAGGTATTATAGGAGCAGCCGTTGCTTGCTTGCGCGAACAACACCATGGGCATTTGGATTAA
- the typA gene encoding translational GTPase TypA has protein sequence MSKIKNIAIIAHVDHGKTTLVDKIMYHCQLFRDNENKGDLILDNNDLERERGITIVSKNVSVVYKDTKINIIDTPGHADFGGEVERVLNMADGVLLLVDAFEGPMPQTRFVLQKAIDLGLKPCVVINKVDKENCTPEEVHEKVFDLMFELGAEEWQLDFPTVYGSAKQNWMSEDWQEPTENIEPLLDMVIEHVPEFQPQEGTTQMLITSLDFSSFTGRIAIGRLTRGSLKEGQQISLVKRDGTIVKSKIKELFTFEGLGRQKVQEVKTGDICAIVGMEGFEIGDTVADLENPEKLKTIAIDEPTMSMLFTINDSPFFGKDGKFVTSRHIKERLEKELEKNLALRVEETDSADKFMVFGRGVLHLSVLIETMRREGYELQIGQPQVIIKKIDGVKCEPIEHLTIDLPEEVSGKAVEMVSIRKGEMTSMEAKGSRMLCEFMIPSRGIIGLRNQLLTATAGEAIMAHRFFEYQPLKGEIAQRQNGSLVSMENGTAIPYSIDKLQERGKFFIDPGEDIYEGQVIGENSRGDDMTVNVTKTKKLSNVRSAGADDKAKIVPAIKFSLEEALEYIQKDEYVEVTPHHIRLRKIHLKEVDRKRNKTD, from the coding sequence ATGTCCAAAATCAAGAATATTGCCATTATTGCCCACGTTGACCACGGTAAAACTACATTGGTCGATAAGATCATGTACCATTGTCAATTGTTTCGAGATAACGAGAACAAAGGTGATTTGATTTTGGACAATAATGACCTTGAACGAGAACGTGGTATTACCATCGTGTCTAAAAATGTTTCCGTAGTCTATAAAGACACCAAAATTAATATTATCGACACTCCCGGTCACGCTGATTTTGGTGGTGAAGTTGAGCGTGTACTTAATATGGCAGATGGTGTTTTATTATTGGTGGATGCTTTTGAAGGGCCAATGCCTCAAACACGCTTTGTTTTGCAAAAAGCGATAGATTTAGGTTTAAAACCTTGTGTTGTAATCAATAAGGTCGATAAAGAAAACTGTACGCCGGAAGAAGTGCATGAGAAGGTTTTTGATCTAATGTTTGAGCTTGGTGCAGAAGAATGGCAGTTGGACTTCCCCACTGTGTATGGTTCTGCCAAACAAAACTGGATGAGCGAAGACTGGCAAGAGCCCACTGAAAATATAGAGCCACTGTTGGATATGGTCATTGAGCACGTACCTGAGTTCCAACCACAAGAAGGTACGACCCAAATGTTGATTACCTCATTGGACTTTTCATCATTTACAGGACGTATTGCCATTGGTAGGCTGACGCGAGGATCGTTAAAAGAAGGTCAACAGATTTCATTGGTAAAACGTGACGGAACTATCGTAAAATCAAAAATCAAGGAACTTTTTACTTTTGAAGGATTGGGCCGCCAAAAAGTACAAGAGGTCAAAACTGGCGATATCTGTGCCATAGTGGGCATGGAAGGTTTTGAAATAGGTGACACTGTTGCGGATTTAGAAAATCCTGAAAAACTAAAAACCATTGCCATCGATGAGCCGACCATGAGTATGCTCTTCACTATCAATGATAGTCCATTTTTTGGTAAAGATGGAAAGTTCGTTACTTCGCGCCATATCAAAGAACGCTTAGAGAAGGAATTGGAGAAAAATTTGGCACTTCGTGTTGAAGAAACCGATAGTGCAGATAAATTCATGGTTTTTGGACGTGGTGTATTGCACCTTTCCGTTTTGATTGAGACCATGCGAAGAGAAGGTTATGAACTTCAAATTGGCCAACCTCAGGTAATCATTAAAAAAATAGATGGGGTAAAATGCGAACCTATAGAACATTTGACCATAGATCTACCTGAAGAAGTTTCAGGCAAGGCGGTTGAAATGGTATCTATCCGTAAAGGTGAAATGACGAGCATGGAAGCCAAGGGGTCTCGCATGCTTTGCGAATTCATGATTCCCTCCCGTGGAATTATTGGCTTACGAAACCAATTATTGACAGCTACTGCGGGTGAGGCTATAATGGCGCACCGCTTTTTTGAATATCAACCTTTGAAGGGAGAAATTGCGCAGCGTCAAAATGGTTCATTGGTTTCTATGGAAAATGGAACGGCAATTCCTTATTCTATTGATAAATTACAAGAAAGAGGTAAATTTTTTATTGATCCGGGCGAGGATATTTATGAAGGACAAGTAATAGGGGAAAACTCACGCGGAGATGATATGACGGTGAATGTGACCAAAACCAAAAAATTATCAAATGTACGTTCTGCCGGTGCAGATGACAAAGCCAAAATAGTACCTGCTATCAAATTTTCATTGGAAGAAGCGCTTGAGTACATCCAAAAGGATGAATATGTTGAGGTAACGCCACATCACATTAGACTTCGTAAAATCCATTTAAAAGAAGTTGATAGAAAACGGAATAAGACTGATTAA
- a CDS encoding DUF3575 domain-containing protein has product MKYSITIFLLVFHFLINAQTTHNVEGHQFKINIINLGLEYEIGIAQNQTLDFGAGLQFGANSAGYAFIPALNGQYRYYYNFERRLSKNKRVNGNSANYVAVSGTFFLEEVIIGNLDSGDGYFGFAGPVYGFQRTYPKGFNFNLEFGVGYYFDSFFDDDGFGPTISFSIGWVLGDK; this is encoded by the coding sequence ATGAAATATAGTATCACGATTTTCCTATTGGTATTTCATTTTCTAATTAATGCCCAAACCACACATAACGTTGAAGGCCATCAATTCAAAATCAATATCATCAATCTTGGTCTTGAATATGAGATTGGAATAGCCCAAAACCAGACTTTGGATTTTGGCGCGGGTTTACAATTTGGCGCAAATTCGGCAGGCTATGCTTTTATACCAGCATTGAATGGCCAGTACAGGTACTATTACAATTTTGAAAGACGCTTGTCAAAGAATAAGCGTGTTAATGGAAACTCGGCAAATTATGTAGCGGTATCGGGGACATTCTTTTTAGAGGAAGTGATTATTGGGAATCTAGATTCTGGAGATGGATATTTTGGGTTTGCGGGACCCGTTTATGGCTTTCAAAGAACATATCCCAAAGGATTCAATTTTAATTTGGAATTTGGTGTTGGTTATTATTTTGATAGCTTCTTCGATGATGATGGTTTCGGACCAACGATCAGCTTTAGTATTGGTTGGGTGCTGGGAGATAAATAG
- a CDS encoding outer membrane beta-barrel family protein — MKNLTFVCFLTLSFFSQAQNISGDVKTEFGDPIPYAAVTLNRVSDSILVKATTTIESGTFILKDILTETYYLKISSIGYADYLKNIDYNGKSLNLGEIILAEQAEDLDEVTVVAEKPMVQVLADKTVFNVENTINATGTSAFELLRKAPGVIVDNGGSIIVEGKSGVQIFIDGRLSVLQGEDLTNYLESLQATDIEAIEIITQPSSKYDAAGNAGIINIKLKKDKSLGVNGSITSGMTVGDFVRQNNSINFNARGKRGNLYGTYSNRFGKSTNFLNLIRDQSGTRFGARTNSVYDRNSNNIKLGYDLYASEKSTFGAIFDGNFNNNSSENNSRTPIRPLNAVANDSVLVSDNRSSNTSYNMNANLNYRYADTLGYAVNIDMDYGRYGSDRIASQPNIYFNGLETAIIRQNPTSQDTPIDISIVTFKTDYEQNLFKGDLGLGVKISYVDTDNTFDFFNGINDEAVFDPTQSNVFRYTEQINAAYINYNYKKNKWNFQVGLRVENTISDGNLESQQEGDNARVERNYTDFFPSGGLTYQMNRKNQLALTYSKRIQRPNYQSLNPFAYVINELSFRQGNPFLQPQYTDNLKLSHTFNYRLTTSISYSYVSEFFAQVTVAESNGRNFITTLNVADNEVINLGVSYPKNIKKWWNLYLSLNAYVSNYKANSPEFLPVKQETLSFYAQNTFTLPKELRMEISGWYSSPSVWGGTYQTQALGSLNVAFQKKYFKEELTARLAFNDILYTVPWRGTTQFGELFINGSGGSDSRQVAFSLSYDFGRSEIKKARNRKTGLEDEKGRIEN, encoded by the coding sequence ATGAAAAACCTAACTTTTGTATGTTTTCTTACCCTATCGTTCTTTTCGCAGGCCCAGAACATATCTGGCGACGTAAAAACTGAATTTGGGGACCCTATTCCATATGCAGCGGTGACTTTGAACAGGGTTTCAGATTCAATCTTGGTAAAGGCCACCACCACTATTGAAAGTGGGACTTTTATTCTAAAGGATATTTTGACCGAAACGTACTATCTTAAAATTTCCAGTATCGGTTATGCGGACTATCTTAAAAATATAGATTACAATGGTAAATCACTCAATTTGGGTGAAATAATCCTAGCAGAGCAAGCCGAGGACTTGGATGAGGTGACCGTAGTTGCGGAAAAGCCTATGGTCCAGGTTTTGGCCGACAAGACTGTTTTTAATGTTGAAAATACAATCAATGCAACAGGAACTTCAGCGTTTGAGCTGTTGCGCAAAGCCCCTGGAGTCATTGTTGATAATGGAGGAAGTATTATAGTGGAAGGTAAATCCGGAGTACAGATTTTTATTGATGGAAGACTTTCGGTGCTTCAGGGAGAAGACTTGACCAACTATTTGGAAAGTTTACAAGCGACGGACATTGAAGCAATCGAAATCATAACACAGCCTTCTTCAAAATACGATGCTGCGGGCAATGCCGGAATTATCAATATAAAATTAAAAAAGGACAAAAGTTTAGGGGTAAACGGTTCAATAACATCCGGTATGACCGTGGGCGATTTTGTTAGGCAAAACAATAGTATCAATTTTAATGCTAGAGGTAAAAGAGGAAATTTGTACGGCACCTATAGTAATCGCTTTGGAAAGAGCACTAATTTTTTAAACCTTATTCGCGACCAGTCAGGAACTCGTTTTGGTGCTAGAACAAACAGTGTTTACGATAGAAATAGCAATAATATTAAATTGGGCTATGATTTGTACGCTTCAGAAAAAAGTACTTTCGGCGCCATATTCGATGGTAATTTTAACAATAATTCCAGTGAAAACAATTCAAGAACCCCGATCAGACCTTTAAATGCCGTGGCTAATGACAGTGTTTTGGTTTCGGACAATAGATCATCAAATACATCGTATAATATGAACGCAAATTTGAATTATCGTTATGCAGATACCTTGGGCTATGCAGTAAATATCGATATGGATTATGGAAGATATGGTAGTGATAGGATCGCTTCGCAACCGAACATATACTTTAACGGTTTAGAAACTGCGATTATCCGTCAAAATCCCACGAGCCAAGATACCCCAATAGATATTTCCATAGTTACCTTTAAAACAGATTATGAACAAAATCTCTTCAAAGGAGATTTGGGACTGGGAGTAAAAATTTCGTATGTGGATACGGATAATACCTTTGATTTTTTTAATGGAATAAATGACGAAGCTGTTTTCGACCCCACTCAAAGCAATGTGTTTCGATATACAGAACAGATAAATGCCGCATACATCAATTACAACTACAAAAAAAACAAATGGAACTTCCAAGTTGGACTCCGAGTGGAAAACACAATTTCAGATGGAAACCTCGAAAGTCAGCAGGAAGGTGATAATGCAAGGGTAGAACGGAACTATACCGATTTCTTTCCTTCTGGTGGATTAACGTACCAAATGAATCGTAAAAATCAATTGGCATTGACTTATAGTAAGCGAATTCAGCGACCTAATTATCAATCCCTGAATCCGTTCGCCTATGTAATCAATGAGCTTTCATTTAGACAGGGCAATCCGTTTCTTCAGCCCCAGTATACCGATAACCTTAAATTATCGCATACTTTCAATTATCGCTTAACGACTTCTATAAGCTATAGTTACGTTTCCGAATTTTTTGCCCAGGTTACCGTAGCGGAATCCAATGGTCGAAACTTCATAACTACGCTCAATGTGGCCGATAACGAGGTTATCAATCTGGGTGTTTCCTATCCGAAGAATATAAAAAAGTGGTGGAATCTTTATCTGAGCCTTAATGCATATGTCAGCAATTATAAAGCCAATAGCCCTGAATTTCTTCCTGTAAAGCAAGAGACTTTAAGTTTTTATGCACAAAACACATTTACTTTGCCCAAAGAACTCCGTATGGAAATTTCTGGCTGGTACAGTTCTCCCTCGGTGTGGGGCGGAACCTATCAAACACAGGCGCTAGGCTCATTGAACGTTGCTTTTCAAAAAAAATACTTTAAAGAGGAATTGACCGCCCGCCTCGCGTTCAATGATATTTTATATACCGTACCCTGGCGCGGTACCACACAATTCGGCGAACTGTTTATTAATGGCAGTGGCGGCAGCGATAGTAGGCAGGTCGCCTTTAGTTTAAGCTATGATTTTGGTCGAAGCGAAATCAAGAAAGCTAGAAATCGAAAAACAGGACTGGAAGATGAAAAGGGCCGAATAGAGAATTGA
- a CDS encoding sensor histidine kinase: protein MNKKIIWGITRGELLMVLLLYILSAFCYHFVVWASIPNKTSEVMTLFGVTAFIDGGGLHYGIFLLFTIPIWWSIFVFLKGTEIWKRLLLHIIFLPIFIFGTRALYYTIAETFGWGHLQGTGQVWDLYIPGLFYLIQFGIFHAYEHYRENQRKLVLEGELRQAALKSELAAIKAQLNPHFLYNVFNTINASVPAENERTRNMIAQLSDLFRYQLQASKSDLVTLREELDFVKKYLELEKERFKDRLDIEIRVSNDLMDEKIPPMLLQPLVENSVKHGLSSLIEGGAISLYIFKEAGKLKFEISDTGVGIKDKLAVFNMGVGLSNTRLRLQKMYQSQIELMDNSPKGLTVKFSI, encoded by the coding sequence ATGAACAAAAAAATAATCTGGGGGATAACACGGGGAGAACTTTTAATGGTTCTGTTGCTTTATATACTGTCCGCGTTTTGTTATCATTTTGTTGTTTGGGCGAGCATCCCAAATAAAACAAGTGAAGTCATGACACTTTTCGGCGTAACCGCTTTTATTGATGGCGGTGGTCTTCATTATGGAATATTCCTATTGTTCACCATACCTATTTGGTGGTCTATCTTTGTTTTTTTGAAGGGAACTGAAATTTGGAAACGCTTGTTGTTGCACATAATATTTCTTCCTATTTTTATTTTTGGTACCCGAGCGCTGTATTATACTATTGCAGAAACTTTCGGTTGGGGCCATCTTCAGGGTACGGGGCAAGTATGGGATCTTTATATTCCAGGGCTATTTTATCTTATTCAGTTCGGAATTTTCCATGCCTATGAACATTACAGGGAAAACCAGCGCAAATTGGTTCTGGAGGGGGAATTGCGGCAAGCAGCCCTAAAAAGCGAATTGGCTGCCATAAAAGCGCAATTGAACCCACATTTTCTTTATAATGTGTTCAATACTATAAATGCTTCCGTGCCTGCAGAAAATGAACGAACTAGGAATATGATTGCCCAGCTTTCAGATTTGTTCCGATATCAATTGCAAGCTTCAAAAAGCGATTTGGTCACTTTAAGGGAGGAACTCGATTTTGTAAAAAAATATCTGGAACTGGAAAAGGAGCGTTTTAAGGACCGACTTGATATAGAAATTAGAGTTTCCAATGATTTGATGGATGAAAAAATCCCGCCGATGTTACTGCAACCTTTGGTTGAAAATTCCGTAAAACATGGGCTGTCAAGTCTGATCGAGGGTGGCGCAATATCGCTATATATCTTTAAGGAAGCTGGAAAACTAAAGTTTGAAATATCCGATACCGGAGTTGGAATAAAAGATAAACTGGCAGTTTTTAATATGGGCGTAGGACTTTCAAATACAAGATTACGATTACAAAAAATGTATCAAAGTCAAATTGAACTGATGGATAATTCGCCAAAAGGACTCACCGTAAAATTCTCCATATGA
- a CDS encoding LytR/AlgR family response regulator transcription factor, translating into MKKVIIADDEEAGRSLIKEYLKDYPDLVLLGEVNNGVDTITEINRFKPDLIFLDIQMPGKTGFEVLPYLEEIPQIIFSTAYDQYALQAFEVHAVDYLLKPYTKERFAKSIERLEKGDMDVSGLAQSVIMDKEDYPERVLVQQNKKLITIALGDIIWVEAYGDYSKIHTSASIFLSNYGISDLEKKLNPKLFLRVHRSYIINLDKVKELHKYGKSYDVTMQNDEVVRVSRGYLDAIKKIML; encoded by the coding sequence ATGAAAAAAGTTATCATAGCCGATGACGAAGAAGCTGGGCGGTCTTTAATAAAAGAATACTTAAAAGATTATCCTGATCTTGTTTTGCTGGGTGAAGTGAACAATGGCGTGGACACCATAACAGAAATCAATCGGTTTAAACCGGATTTAATATTCTTGGATATTCAAATGCCGGGCAAAACAGGTTTTGAAGTCCTACCCTATCTAGAAGAGATACCACAAATAATCTTTTCAACCGCCTACGACCAATATGCGCTACAAGCATTTGAAGTACATGCGGTCGATTATTTGTTAAAACCCTATACCAAAGAACGCTTTGCAAAATCCATAGAACGATTAGAGAAAGGAGACATGGATGTTTCCGGATTGGCACAAAGCGTAATTATGGACAAAGAAGATTATCCTGAACGTGTCTTGGTGCAACAAAACAAAAAATTGATTACAATTGCCCTTGGTGATATTATCTGGGTAGAAGCCTATGGCGATTATTCCAAAATACACACAAGCGCTTCCATATTCTTGAGTAATTATGGCATTTCGGATTTAGAAAAAAAACTTAACCCAAAATTATTTCTTAGGGTACATCGTTCGTATATTATCAATCTTGATAAAGTCAAAGAACTTCACAAATACGGAAAAAGTTATGATGTAACCATGCAAAATGATGAAGTGGTGCGAGTAAGCAGGGGATATTTGGACGCTATAAAAAAAATTATGCTTTAA
- the kdsA gene encoding 3-deoxy-8-phosphooctulonate synthase — protein MQLEVIPQLKYTNSNNFFLLAGPCAIEGEDMALRIAEKVVSITDKLQIPYVFKGSFKKANRSRIDSFTGIGNEKALKILGKVSKTFKVPTVTDIHEVSDATMAAEYVDVLQIPAFLVRQTDLVVAAAKTGKVVNLKKGQFMSPESMQHAVTKVKDSGSDNAWITDRGTMFGYQDMIVDFRGIPTMKQYAHVVLDVTHSLQQPNQSSGVTGGRPALIGTMARAGIAAGVDGLFMETHFDPSNAKSDGANMLDLSLLEKLLTDLVALRETVNGFDS, from the coding sequence ATGCAATTAGAAGTGATTCCACAATTAAAATATACAAATAGCAATAATTTTTTTCTGCTGGCCGGACCTTGTGCCATTGAAGGTGAGGACATGGCATTAAGAATTGCTGAAAAGGTTGTTTCCATCACGGATAAATTACAGATTCCATACGTTTTTAAAGGAAGCTTTAAGAAAGCGAACAGAAGTCGAATTGACTCCTTTACAGGAATTGGAAACGAAAAAGCGCTGAAAATCTTGGGAAAGGTTTCCAAAACTTTCAAGGTACCGACGGTAACGGATATTCATGAGGTTTCGGATGCAACTATGGCCGCTGAGTATGTTGATGTACTGCAAATACCTGCGTTTTTGGTACGCCAAACCGATTTGGTAGTCGCTGCGGCCAAAACGGGGAAAGTGGTCAATTTGAAAAAAGGACAGTTTATGAGTCCAGAAAGTATGCAACATGCCGTTACTAAAGTGAAAGATTCAGGGAGTGACAATGCATGGATAACAGATCGTGGCACTATGTTCGGATACCAGGACATGATTGTCGATTTTAGGGGAATCCCGACCATGAAACAATATGCTCACGTGGTCTTGGATGTGACCCATTCCCTTCAACAGCCCAATCAATCCTCTGGAGTTACAGGTGGAAGACCCGCACTTATCGGAACCATGGCGAGGGCTGGAATCGCAGCGGGTGTTGATGGTCTCTTTATGGAAACGCATTTTGATCCTTCCAATGCTAAAAGCGATGGAGCCAATATGTTGGATTTAAGTTTACTTGAAAAACTATTGACGGATTTGGTAGCGCTTAGGGAAACGGTGAATGGTTTTGACTCGTGA
- a CDS encoding DUF1801 domain-containing protein, protein MNPAEEYILSRDEPYRSILLHLKAIIEYVVPEVDMKYKWSIPCFYAGKHPICYLNASYKGKFVDIAFWNSAHLTKHVELMFSEKRKVVKSFRYATLEEINDEILIEVLEEVYSLKEKGFYKRDK, encoded by the coding sequence GTGAACCCTGCCGAAGAATACATCCTGAGTAGAGATGAGCCTTACCGTAGTATATTGCTTCACCTTAAGGCAATAATTGAATATGTCGTTCCTGAGGTCGATATGAAATATAAATGGAGCATTCCCTGCTTTTATGCAGGCAAACACCCCATTTGTTATCTGAACGCTTCCTATAAAGGTAAATTCGTGGATATTGCTTTTTGGAATTCCGCCCATCTCACCAAACACGTTGAACTTATGTTTTCTGAAAAACGAAAAGTGGTCAAGTCTTTTCGGTATGCAACTTTGGAAGAAATCAATGATGAAATTCTTATTGAGGTTTTGGAAGAGGTATATTCTTTAAAGGAAAAGGGTTTTTATAAGCGAGATAAGTAA
- a CDS encoding winged helix-turn-helix domain-containing protein encodes MGLIDNINKLFDHRIRLGIMSILMVNEEVDFNRLKELLNVTDGNLASHTKTLEKAEYIKIEKSFIGKKPNTRYAATPLGKLSFKKHIEALENIIKNQN; translated from the coding sequence ATGGGGCTCATAGACAACATAAACAAATTATTTGACCATCGCATTCGGCTGGGCATCATGTCCATTCTTATGGTGAACGAAGAAGTTGATTTTAATCGGCTAAAAGAACTGTTGAACGTCACCGACGGTAATCTCGCGAGCCATACCAAAACCCTTGAAAAAGCTGAATATATTAAAATTGAAAAATCTTTTATAGGAAAAAAGCCCAATACACGATATGCCGCTACCCCATTGGGAAAGTTATCGTTCAAAAAACATATTGAAGCCTTGGAAAATATCATTAAGAATCAAAACTAA
- the creD gene encoding cell envelope integrity protein CreD translates to MTSQKQKIGNWLKNSITAKMITVGFLILILLIPLSFVGDLIRERGYRQSEVIEEINTKWGKEVVIYGPILKVPYQTYIEEKVFDEETKTFLKTLKAQKNNAYFFPGELNIDSKVKTQPLERGIYESVVYTAMLKMDGKFINPDFSRKEISKEDILWDKATLLFKTSNLKGIRNTIQVKLGEEAYDLKPKFDNSFMNTLESGFLKNLDEPQNQSLVFKSSLEVNGSHNLQFVPIGRETQVFMKSNWHSPSFNGNFLPDTEGKKISPDGFEAKWKVLETNRRFGQSFFDTLPDLSQFSFGTAFLVPVDDYQKTSRTSKYGLMIIGLTLLVFLLIQISSKIGIHPFQYLMIGLALVMFYTLLISISEHKNYLFAYLVSATAVVSLITLYSRSILKNLKFTLLIFGSMFSLYTFIFVIIQLEDYALLVGSIGLFIILGIIMFTSRKIDWTSTQQVD, encoded by the coding sequence ATGACATCACAGAAGCAAAAAATTGGAAACTGGCTAAAAAATTCGATTACAGCCAAAATGATTACCGTTGGTTTTTTAATTCTAATACTATTGATTCCCTTAAGTTTCGTTGGCGATTTGATACGCGAAAGAGGGTATCGACAATCAGAAGTAATTGAGGAAATCAATACAAAATGGGGTAAGGAAGTTGTGATCTACGGTCCTATTCTAAAAGTTCCCTATCAAACCTATATTGAAGAGAAAGTATTTGATGAGGAGACCAAAACATTTCTGAAGACCCTAAAAGCGCAAAAAAATAACGCGTATTTTTTTCCCGGGGAACTCAATATAGATTCCAAAGTAAAAACACAGCCTTTGGAACGAGGCATCTATGAATCCGTGGTATATACGGCAATGCTGAAAATGGACGGAAAATTCATCAATCCTGATTTTTCCAGAAAGGAAATAAGTAAGGAAGATATTCTCTGGGACAAGGCTACCTTGCTTTTTAAAACAAGTAACCTAAAAGGAATACGAAATACCATCCAGGTTAAATTAGGGGAAGAAGCCTATGATTTAAAGCCCAAGTTCGACAATTCCTTTATGAATACGTTGGAGTCGGGTTTTTTAAAAAATCTAGATGAACCACAAAATCAATCTTTGGTTTTTAAGTCAAGTCTGGAAGTCAACGGAAGCCATAACCTACAGTTTGTCCCCATTGGAAGAGAGACGCAGGTCTTCATGAAATCCAACTGGCATTCCCCAAGCTTCAATGGCAATTTCTTGCCCGATACCGAAGGGAAAAAGATTTCCCCAGATGGTTTTGAGGCCAAATGGAAGGTTTTGGAAACCAATCGTAGGTTTGGACAATCTTTTTTCGATACATTACCGGACTTATCACAGTTTTCTTTTGGAACCGCATTCTTGGTTCCCGTGGACGATTACCAAAAAACATCGCGCACCAGTAAATATGGCCTTATGATCATAGGACTGACGTTATTGGTGTTTCTTCTGATCCAGATCAGCAGTAAAATTGGCATTCATCCTTTTCAATATTTGATGATAGGTTTGGCCTTGGTCATGTTCTACACATTATTGATTTCAATTTCAGAACATAAAAACTACCTTTTTGCATATCTGGTCTCAGCTACGGCTGTGGTATCCTTGATAACTTTATATTCTAGGTCCATCTTAAAAAATCTGAAGTTTACCCTTTTGATATTCGGGTCCATGTTCAGTCTCTATACATTCATATTCGTTATTATCCAATTAGAGGATTATGCATTATTGGTAGGGAGTATTGGATTATTCATCATTTTGGGAATCATCATGTTTACTTCACGAAAAATAGACTGGACAAGTACCCAACAAGTTGACTAA